In the genome of Brachypodium distachyon strain Bd21 chromosome 3, Brachypodium_distachyon_v3.0, whole genome shotgun sequence, the window GTGCATCTTCTGTTCTTTTCATCTTCTAGCTGCATGTGTTAAAATTCCCATGTCTCAATATTCAGTCACCTGATTCTGTTCTTGAAAAGAAATTCCACATCATTTGTAGCTGAGTGTCTCTTTGCAGTAATTTGTATCATAGCACCATCAGCAAGCATGCGCTGAACAATTCTTGCAATGTTTTTTGCATCATCTATCCCGAGATGGTGGCTTCCAACAGTTGGGATTTGAAGCTCCCTCATCATTGTCATCATTCCAGTTGCCTAGCAAAACAAAAGCAACAGAAAAATTATGGTGTGCATGCTTTCAATTCAAAGATAAACTCCCCTCATGAACAATCAAAACTCAATTGCGATATGCACTGGTTTAGTTTGCTTACTCTTCTGTTATAGAAGTTGAGGTAGATGTCCTTCAAATTGATCCACTCCATAAAGTAAGATGGCAACTTCAATTTTGAAACCTTGCACTGCTCAGGGACCTTAGTCTTCAAATCCCAATTGCCACTAGCATATTAAGAGAAACATGAGAACCAATACATCATACAATCTAAGCACTAGAAACAAATTTAACCATCGCAGCCTAGTTTAAATGAACAAAAACTGTATGACAGACAGGGTTCACATTTTGCATTTGGCCAGCACATGCTTGTTATCCAGATGCAGAAACTCCCCTCTTCCTAGCCAAAATTGTTCTATACATATGGCTTGGTCTTCAAATCCAATAGAGAAAATTTATGTTTTCACAGTGTGTGGTAGCTTCAAGAAATTCCAGTGAGGAAATTCCTAtatgtcattttcattaaactttttctactccctccgtcctgaattaactccggagggagtatcagttTTTAATATTCAAACCATTGCCTAAAGTTCTAGTCTGCGAATGTTACCCTCCAGACTGTCTCATACAAAAGGCATGTAAATTAACACTACCCAATGAAGTATTATGTTGCGGAAGTCAATGGTCAGAGTTAAAACAAAAACTCTTACAAATaaggtatttttcttttaaaaagtATAATGTTACAAGCCGGAAGTTACCAAGCaatttctcgcaaaaaaaaaggaagttaCCAAGTAATGAATGCTGCACTGTTGAGTGATTCCCCTTGCTTTTGTTTCCACAATTCATGACCTCCAATCCAGTCTTCGAACTCTTGAAGTACTTCTCCAAAAGGGATAGCAGTATCATGCCATACACTAAAATATTCAACAGGAATAAAGTTGTTAGTATGTATAAGGCAAAATATCCAGTGTCAGTGCATACACATCAAGTCAACTGCCCACCAACCTTGGAGCTGCACTGTGGGATTATGTTACCCTTACAGTAAAAACACCAGGTGGGGGAAATACTAAATCAAGATGCAAGTAGTGTGATTTTATTGGCTTTACTAGCTACTCTACAGGGTAAAAGCACTTTCGAAAAATCTGGAGGATTACATGTATGTAAAGAGGTGACAGTTGCTCTGGTATTCTTAGGTGAACGGAGACATCTCTCAAGAAGATCAGATGCATATAAAATCAGGGAATCAAGAATTTATATTTGGAGAGGAGATTCTTTTGAATCTCAAGTGGTGTTGGCATTCTAGAAGTTGCTAACTTGTCACTAAATGTTATAAATATCGGaataatataaaaaaacagaaaatggtGCTGTTATGCAATTCATCCTCCACTAAATGATGTCGTTGTGTTCAAGCTCCAGTACCAGATATTTGCATAGCATGTGGCTATGATTAGCCAATTGACAGACTAATTCTATGAAAGTGAACCAAGTTTGCACAGAAATATTGAACTGCTGTGCTAACAGATTAAAGTTAATGCTATATTACTTCTGTAAATTCACATCTCAAATCACAAAATAGATTGTTCTAAATACAGCAATATAGAGTAAAATAATGCTGCACATACCGGTCAACTCCAAACTTTCCATATTTCCCGTCTATATATTCTCTTATTCGTTGCTCACTCATTGCAGTTGGTCGTACAAACCTACAGAAAACACACAGGAGGACAGAGCGATGGCTGCTAATATTATCCAAACAAATTATGAAATTCCTCGCGACTTTTGTTAAAAGATATAAgaaagctactccctccgatccataataagcgtggttgatttagtataaagttgtactaaaacagcaacacttactatggatcggagggagtgttAACTATTAGGAACAATGTGTATGTGTAAGCCAAGAGACAAACACAAGACTGCCTAAACTAAACTGTACAAAGGGCATATGTTATGGTATCAGCATTTTATTtccttatttattttaaaactGTAACTAAAAACTTGCTGCGCATACAACAAAGAAACTGGCATGGTATGTATGATGTCATATGATACAGGTAAAACAAGAACTGGATGAATTCAAGTACTGGTTTCATTTTGACTACATAGCAAATTCAGGAAGAATTTCCTGGTTATATACATGTATAACCAGGAAGGCATTATTGCTGCTAACCATCAGTGCAATGTTTTGTTATGTTTCTCCACATATATCCAGGATATACACTCCCTACAGTAATGTTCCATCAAGTTTCTTTATCTTATGGATAGTCTTGTGCTTACATGTAATTCGATTGACATAACTGTCACACTAATAATTTAATTTGCATTCAGGACTCTGCTTCAATTTATTTAATTATTCGGTTACTCTCTCCGTTGCTTTGTCTAAGGCGCCTTTTGACAACCCTAAGTCAAGCTTTGATCAACATTATGAAATAATATTCGAGTTATGGCACAGTAAATTAATCATTCAATTCTTCTTCAAAAGCACTTTCTCATGACTGATTTTGTAACCATTAAAAAAGTACTGCACAAGAAATTCATGGACAAAACTCCCTTATTAGATAGTCAAAATACGCCCTACATTTCAAAGCGGATGAGGATTTCACAGCTTAATCATTTTTGTATCTCCAGTATGGAAGATAATAATATAAGTGGAAGGAAAAGGGATAACACAAAAGATATTCCCCAAAATAATAAGTAAATGCAGCATCTTTCTTCCTATTTCGTCTTCATGTTAGGTCATTCTTCATGCTTAAATGTTTTTATGATCTTGAAAATAGTTACTGGTGACTGATTGAACATGGAAACCAATTCAAAGCTTATGTGATTTAACCTAACAAAAACTGCAGTCTTAATATTAATACTAGAAATTAGGGAAATCAGCGTTGGAGGTTATACAAGGTAACTGTTACTCACTCGCTCACCTCACCTTGGAGTGATTATACAGTGATCAGCCCTGTACATTCATATATGGATTTAAAACAAATACCTAACCATACCTTTTTATTCTCGAGCACAACCTAACTATACTAGGGCAGATAAAATAGatgaagcagcagcaacctcCTCAAAAAggagatgcagcagcagcatctaTATTGGCTATCCCAAGTAATTTCCCAGTTATACCCGTACTCTGGTTACTTGCCCAGTTAAACCTCCCAAGTACTCATTTGTGCATACTTGTACTCTTTGAAGGCACCAGTTAAGAGAATTCAGCATAAATATGATTTTTATACTGTAACACATAGCTGTTATATCTCACGTATGGTCAGAAGAGTTTGGTAATCACTCAAATAAGCATACAGATTGGCAAGGTAACTTTGATAATATCTAATTTACAAGTTGTACCTGTGAAATGAATCGACGAACTCCATGCTATGGGCATCAATCATTACAACTGGGAATTCTAGAATTTCAACCTTACCCTCCAAATCAAGAACCAAAAAATAATCCAGTTTCTGAGGTTTCACTTTATCTGCAGCTGAAGCATTCACTGGTAGGTCCATCATCAAATTATGATTGAATTTCTCAAGATGAAAAGTATCATCCATCTGCAGAAGTGCAAATCTTATTACTGCAGTGCCTGTTTTCAATAAATAAACATAAACTGCAGTACTTTTAGGCAACTACCCATTTAGGCAAGTTGAAAACAGCCATCTGATAGGTGGCAATGGAGGATAGGGTGGATTTAACAAGAGTGGTTTGCCTAGATTTCCCTTTTCCATCCTCTGAGGCATCCATCAACTTTGTCGATTAAAGGCTGAAACCCACACATTGTTTTCCTGATATGCAATAGAAAGCCAAGATATTTGCAAGCAAAAGATTCAAACTTTGCAGGGAGAGCTGAAAGCAGATCCTCCATATCCACATCCTCACATTTTATATGGtagatattgttttttttcaaggTTGGTATGCAGCCCACTAGCTCTTCCGAAGGTCTCAAGAATGCACTTGTTAGCAGTCAGCTCAGCACTGTCCGGGTTGGCAAAAATGGCAGACCCGTCAGCATAAAGAGACAGCCGGAAAGCATTAGCAGAAGAGCACAGCGGTCTGATGAGCCCATCTTGAGCTGCCTTTTTAAGAATTCCTGCAGAGGATCGATAGCAAGAATGAACAGAAGCGGGAGCAGAGGACCGCCCTGTCAAAGAACTATAGCATAGCTGAAAGGAGGACCTGGTGCAGCGCGTTCAAAAGAATTCCGGAAGAAGAGGTGGCCAGGAGAATGCATATCCAATCTCTTCATTTTTTATGGAACCCCAAAGCTTCCAGCTCCTCTAAAAGATATGGTCAAATGATCGAGTTGAAAACTtgaaatgtccggatcaccTCTAAAAGATGAAAGGTCTCTTGGGTCCTTTCAGGAACAGTTATTCATCATATGTA includes:
- the LOC100840031 gene encoding uncharacterized exonuclease domain-containing protein At3g15140, with amino-acid sequence MALARVSSSSRLSVSSFTTSSMLHSFLRPFSTSSSISAPRFSHPRSFPTDVGLSQDSFASTAREEGDVIEAPRSTSRRPWKPMCLYYTQGKCTMMDDTFHLEKFNHNLMMDLPVNASAADKVKPQKLDYFLVLDLEGKVEILEFPVVMIDAHSMEFVDSFHRFVRPTAMSEQRIREYIDGKYGKFGVDRVWHDTAIPFGEVLQEFEDWIGGHELWKQKQGESLNSAAFITCGNWDLKTKVPEQCKVSKLKLPSYFMEWINLKDIYLNFYNRRATGMMTMMRELQIPTVGSHHLGIDDAKNIARIVQRMLADGAMIQITAKRHSATNDVEFLFKNRIR